From Eptesicus fuscus isolate TK198812 chromosome 14, DD_ASM_mEF_20220401, whole genome shotgun sequence, one genomic window encodes:
- the CEP41 gene encoding centrosomal protein of 41 kDa isoform X1 has product MSVRRHIGNPEYLTKRIPQNPKYQHVKSRLDTGFLLYLAGGVEKNTSTSSSWNSMTKYIEKLEEIKKNYRYKKDELFKRLKVTTFAQLVIQVASLSDQTLEVTAEEIQRLEDNDSATSDPDADVTASTNGKGSPSEQSPSPVQFINSVGAGDSSRSTLQSVISGVGELDLDKGLVKKAEPNSKDKPYPDCPFLLLDVRDRDSYQQGHIVGAYSYPIATLSRTMNPYSNDILEYKNAHGKIIILYDDDERLASQAATTMCERGFENLFMLSGGLKVLAQKFPEGLITGSLPASCQQALPPGSARKRSSPKVPPPPAENKWRFTPEDLKKIEYYLEEEQGPTDNLSRLSHANASARDSKVPGTRGGQNLSTGGPASHASPRSQGSGHLQGKPWK; this is encoded by the exons ATGTCTGTCCGGAGGCACATTGGGAATCCTGAG tatcTGACCAAAAGAATACCACAAAACCCAAAGTATCAGCATGTCAAGTCAAGACTGGACACTG GGTTTTTGTTGTATTTAGCTGGAGGAGTAGAGAAAAATACATCCACCTCATCTTCCT gGAACAGTATGACTAAATACATTGAGAAGCTAGAAGAGATCAAAAAAA ATTACAGATACAAAAAAGATGAGCTTTTCAAGAGACTAAAAGTTACCACCTTTGCCCAGCTG GTCATCCAGGTTGCTTCCTTGTCAGATCAAACACTGGAAGTGACAGCTGAGGAGATTCAAAGACTAGAAG ACAATGATTCTGCGACTTCAGACCCTGATGCTGACGTCACTGCCAGCACCAATGGGAAGGGGAGCCCCAGTGAGCAGTCGCCGAGCCCTGTCCAGTTCATAAATAGCGTGGGAGCAGGGGACTCCAGTCGCTCGACACTCCAGAG CGTCATCAGTGGTGTTGGCGAACTGGATCTAGACAAAGGGCTAGTGAAGAAAGCAGAGCCCAACAGCAAAGACAAGCCGTATCCCGACTGCCCCTTCCTGCTGCTAGATGTGCGCGATAGAGACTCTTACCAGCAGGGCCACATTGTTGGAG CTTACAGTTACCCAATTGCAACTCTGTCTAGAACAATGAACCCTTATTCAAATGATATTCTTGAATAT AAAAATGCTCACGGCAAGATCATCATTCTGTATGACGACGACgagaggctggccagccaggcgGCCACCACCATGTGCGAGCGGGGATTTGAAAACCTCTTCATGCTTTCCGGAG GTCTCAAAGTCTTAGCTCAGAAATTCCCAGAAGGACTGATTACAGGTTCCCTGCCAGCATCTTGCCAGCAAGCCCTTCCTCCTGGTTCTGCCCGGAAACGATCCAGCCCCAAAGTGCCACCCCCACCGGCTGAGAATAAGTGGAGATTTACCCCAGAAGACCTAAAAAAGATAGAATATTACCTGGAAGAGGAGCAGGGTCCGACAGACAATCTCA GCCGGCTGAGCCACGCTAACGCCTCGGCAAGAGACTCCAAGGTCCCCGGCACCCGCGGCGGTCAGAACCTGTCCACCGGGGGCCCTGCCAGCCACGCGAGCCCCCGCTCCCAAGGCAGCGGCCACCTGCAAGGCAAACCCTGGAAGTAA
- the CEP41 gene encoding centrosomal protein of 41 kDa isoform X2, which yields MSVRRHIGNPEYLTKRIPQNPKYQHVKSRLDTGNSMTKYIEKLEEIKKNYRYKKDELFKRLKVTTFAQLVIQVASLSDQTLEVTAEEIQRLEDNDSATSDPDADVTASTNGKGSPSEQSPSPVQFINSVGAGDSSRSTLQSVISGVGELDLDKGLVKKAEPNSKDKPYPDCPFLLLDVRDRDSYQQGHIVGAYSYPIATLSRTMNPYSNDILEYKNAHGKIIILYDDDERLASQAATTMCERGFENLFMLSGGLKVLAQKFPEGLITGSLPASCQQALPPGSARKRSSPKVPPPPAENKWRFTPEDLKKIEYYLEEEQGPTDNLSRLSHANASARDSKVPGTRGGQNLSTGGPASHASPRSQGSGHLQGKPWK from the exons ATGTCTGTCCGGAGGCACATTGGGAATCCTGAG tatcTGACCAAAAGAATACCACAAAACCCAAAGTATCAGCATGTCAAGTCAAGACTGGACACTG gGAACAGTATGACTAAATACATTGAGAAGCTAGAAGAGATCAAAAAAA ATTACAGATACAAAAAAGATGAGCTTTTCAAGAGACTAAAAGTTACCACCTTTGCCCAGCTG GTCATCCAGGTTGCTTCCTTGTCAGATCAAACACTGGAAGTGACAGCTGAGGAGATTCAAAGACTAGAAG ACAATGATTCTGCGACTTCAGACCCTGATGCTGACGTCACTGCCAGCACCAATGGGAAGGGGAGCCCCAGTGAGCAGTCGCCGAGCCCTGTCCAGTTCATAAATAGCGTGGGAGCAGGGGACTCCAGTCGCTCGACACTCCAGAG CGTCATCAGTGGTGTTGGCGAACTGGATCTAGACAAAGGGCTAGTGAAGAAAGCAGAGCCCAACAGCAAAGACAAGCCGTATCCCGACTGCCCCTTCCTGCTGCTAGATGTGCGCGATAGAGACTCTTACCAGCAGGGCCACATTGTTGGAG CTTACAGTTACCCAATTGCAACTCTGTCTAGAACAATGAACCCTTATTCAAATGATATTCTTGAATAT AAAAATGCTCACGGCAAGATCATCATTCTGTATGACGACGACgagaggctggccagccaggcgGCCACCACCATGTGCGAGCGGGGATTTGAAAACCTCTTCATGCTTTCCGGAG GTCTCAAAGTCTTAGCTCAGAAATTCCCAGAAGGACTGATTACAGGTTCCCTGCCAGCATCTTGCCAGCAAGCCCTTCCTCCTGGTTCTGCCCGGAAACGATCCAGCCCCAAAGTGCCACCCCCACCGGCTGAGAATAAGTGGAGATTTACCCCAGAAGACCTAAAAAAGATAGAATATTACCTGGAAGAGGAGCAGGGTCCGACAGACAATCTCA GCCGGCTGAGCCACGCTAACGCCTCGGCAAGAGACTCCAAGGTCCCCGGCACCCGCGGCGGTCAGAACCTGTCCACCGGGGGCCCTGCCAGCCACGCGAGCCCCCGCTCCCAAGGCAGCGGCCACCTGCAAGGCAAACCCTGGAAGTAA
- the CEP41 gene encoding centrosomal protein of 41 kDa isoform X4, with the protein MSVRRHIGNPEYLTKRIPQNPKYQHVKSRLDTGAWVYLTSSPALPDCTMNGLCF; encoded by the exons ATGTCTGTCCGGAGGCACATTGGGAATCCTGAG tatcTGACCAAAAGAATACCACAAAACCCAAAGTATCAGCATGTCAAGTCAAGACTGGACACTG GTGCCTGGGTGTATCTTACCAGCTCCCCAGCATTGCCAGACTGTACCATGAATGGATTATGCTTCTGA
- the CEP41 gene encoding centrosomal protein of 41 kDa isoform X3, with amino-acid sequence MTKYIEKLEEIKKNYRYKKDELFKRLKVTTFAQLVIQVASLSDQTLEVTAEEIQRLEDNDSATSDPDADVTASTNGKGSPSEQSPSPVQFINSVGAGDSSRSTLQSVISGVGELDLDKGLVKKAEPNSKDKPYPDCPFLLLDVRDRDSYQQGHIVGAYSYPIATLSRTMNPYSNDILEYKNAHGKIIILYDDDERLASQAATTMCERGFENLFMLSGGLKVLAQKFPEGLITGSLPASCQQALPPGSARKRSSPKVPPPPAENKWRFTPEDLKKIEYYLEEEQGPTDNLSRLSHANASARDSKVPGTRGGQNLSTGGPASHASPRSQGSGHLQGKPWK; translated from the exons ATGACTAAATACATTGAGAAGCTAGAAGAGATCAAAAAAA ATTACAGATACAAAAAAGATGAGCTTTTCAAGAGACTAAAAGTTACCACCTTTGCCCAGCTG GTCATCCAGGTTGCTTCCTTGTCAGATCAAACACTGGAAGTGACAGCTGAGGAGATTCAAAGACTAGAAG ACAATGATTCTGCGACTTCAGACCCTGATGCTGACGTCACTGCCAGCACCAATGGGAAGGGGAGCCCCAGTGAGCAGTCGCCGAGCCCTGTCCAGTTCATAAATAGCGTGGGAGCAGGGGACTCCAGTCGCTCGACACTCCAGAG CGTCATCAGTGGTGTTGGCGAACTGGATCTAGACAAAGGGCTAGTGAAGAAAGCAGAGCCCAACAGCAAAGACAAGCCGTATCCCGACTGCCCCTTCCTGCTGCTAGATGTGCGCGATAGAGACTCTTACCAGCAGGGCCACATTGTTGGAG CTTACAGTTACCCAATTGCAACTCTGTCTAGAACAATGAACCCTTATTCAAATGATATTCTTGAATAT AAAAATGCTCACGGCAAGATCATCATTCTGTATGACGACGACgagaggctggccagccaggcgGCCACCACCATGTGCGAGCGGGGATTTGAAAACCTCTTCATGCTTTCCGGAG GTCTCAAAGTCTTAGCTCAGAAATTCCCAGAAGGACTGATTACAGGTTCCCTGCCAGCATCTTGCCAGCAAGCCCTTCCTCCTGGTTCTGCCCGGAAACGATCCAGCCCCAAAGTGCCACCCCCACCGGCTGAGAATAAGTGGAGATTTACCCCAGAAGACCTAAAAAAGATAGAATATTACCTGGAAGAGGAGCAGGGTCCGACAGACAATCTCA GCCGGCTGAGCCACGCTAACGCCTCGGCAAGAGACTCCAAGGTCCCCGGCACCCGCGGCGGTCAGAACCTGTCCACCGGGGGCCCTGCCAGCCACGCGAGCCCCCGCTCCCAAGGCAGCGGCCACCTGCAAGGCAAACCCTGGAAGTAA